The Leptospiraceae bacterium genome includes a region encoding these proteins:
- a CDS encoding prohibitin family protein has translation MAVEKVININNLGNTSSFTKIGLGIGFLILIFIINPCVIVSPGHKGVVLNLGAVSDKVLEEGVHFRMPLLQSVIEIDTRVLKEETKAEAASKDLQNISSVIAVNYHLKPDKVNELYRTIGLNYESVIIDPAIQEVLKGVTAKYTAAELITLREQVSHNIKAALETRLEKYNIIIDDFSIKDFQFSATFAKAIESKQEAEQLALKAERDLQRIKIEAEQQIATAKAEAETLRLKNISVSPLMIQLNAIDKWDGKLPQYMLGGNSLPFINIK, from the coding sequence ATGGCAGTAGAAAAAGTAATCAATATCAATAATCTAGGAAACACAAGTTCTTTTACGAAAATTGGTCTTGGTATTGGGTTCTTAATTTTAATCTTTATAATCAATCCATGCGTAATTGTAAGTCCTGGACACAAAGGAGTTGTTCTTAATTTAGGAGCCGTATCCGATAAAGTTTTAGAAGAAGGGGTACATTTTCGTATGCCGCTCTTACAATCAGTAATTGAAATTGACACTCGTGTTTTAAAAGAAGAAACCAAAGCAGAAGCTGCATCCAAAGACTTACAGAATATTTCTTCCGTTATAGCAGTAAACTATCATTTAAAACCAGACAAGGTAAACGAACTTTATAGGACAATTGGTCTAAATTATGAAAGTGTAATCATTGACCCAGCAATCCAAGAAGTTTTAAAAGGGGTTACTGCTAAATATACCGCCGCAGAATTAATTACCCTAAGAGAACAAGTCAGTCATAATATAAAAGCAGCTTTGGAAACTCGTTTAGAAAAATACAATATTATAATCGATGATTTTTCTATTAAAGATTTTCAATTTTCAGCTACTTTTGCAAAAGCAATTGAATCTAAACAAGAGGCTGAACAATTAGCACTAAAGGCAGAGAGAGATTTACAACGTATTAAAATCGAAGCGGAACAGCAAATTGCCACAGCAAAAGCGGAAGCCGAAACTCTACGATTAAAAAATATTTCAGTCTCTCCCCTCATGATTCAATTGAATGCAATTGACAAATGGGACGGGAAATTGCCACAATATATGTTAGGCGGGAATAGCCTTCCATTTATTAATATAAAATAA
- the raiA gene encoding ribosome-associated translation inhibitor RaiA, with protein sequence MKIKYTWKHLDHSAAAEEYATKKLERINKYLHKITSCDVSFHMVHGEIHINMNLRGDQSSFNAHNINKDIYACIDGLEDKIERQLNRFHDKKAAHSKTMR encoded by the coding sequence ATGAAAATTAAATACACTTGGAAACACCTAGATCATTCAGCAGCAGCGGAAGAATACGCAACAAAAAAGCTTGAAAGAATTAATAAGTATTTACATAAAATCACTTCATGCGATGTGTCATTTCACATGGTACATGGGGAAATTCATATCAATATGAATCTTCGCGGGGACCAATCGAGTTTTAATGCTCATAATATTAATAAGGATATTTATGCCTGTATTGACGGGCTAGAGGATAAAATTGAACGTCAGCTAAATCGGTTTCACGATAAAAAAGCTGCACATTCAAAAACAATGAGGTAG
- a CDS encoding DUF4912 domain-containing protein translates to MNEGMKKRIYLDPNLNRLSEYYDRDIVKVLSKNLKEAYLFWGISTKSFENILNTFECSKEEIFFKLLVNYRQEDKIQRHKEIFVPPFTNNWFLQFEQTIKSLKVEVIAYSHGGHNYSLLHSAEISVPSHKPSKILHKDWIKPAWVQNNNVVEINGEIHLQDGPKTDQNNFLNSEDSNFNNLTSDELPEWHEGFFVWPDGSSGFMGSSGIFASSSNHMRKSNEQ, encoded by the coding sequence ATGAATGAAGGAATGAAAAAGAGAATTTATTTAGATCCAAACCTAAACCGACTCTCCGAATATTATGATAGAGATATTGTAAAAGTGCTCTCTAAGAATTTAAAAGAAGCCTATTTATTTTGGGGAATAAGTACTAAAAGTTTTGAGAATATATTAAATACATTTGAATGTAGCAAAGAAGAAATATTTTTTAAGTTATTAGTCAATTATAGACAAGAAGATAAAATTCAAAGGCACAAAGAAATTTTTGTTCCACCTTTTACAAATAATTGGTTTTTACAATTCGAACAAACGATTAAAAGTTTAAAAGTTGAAGTGATTGCATATAGCCACGGTGGTCATAATTATAGTCTTCTTCATTCTGCAGAAATTTCTGTACCCAGCCATAAACCAAGTAAAATTCTACATAAAGATTGGATCAAACCTGCTTGGGTTCAAAATAATAATGTAGTCGAAATTAATGGAGAAATCCATTTACAAGATGGACCCAAAACAGATCAGAATAATTTTTTAAATTCTGAGGATAGTAACTTTAACAATCTTACTAGTGATGAACTACCTGAATGGCACGAAGGTTTTTTTGTTTGGCCGGATGGCTCATCTGGATTTATGGGATCTTCAGGAATATTCGCATCATCATCTAATCATATGAGGAAGTCAAATGAACAGTAA
- a CDS encoding pyridoxal phosphate-dependent aminotransferase translates to MRRNIVHPGADELIYEIRQIVGVGKQLEKLGIQITWENIGDPVQKGEHIAPWIKEIVSNLVQQDISWGYTATQGAEGTRKYLAKKVNERGGVQITPDDILFFNGLGDAVAKIFGFMRREARILGPSPAYSTYSSAEAAHSGYEHLTYALNPNNNWMPDIKEIENKVRYNDSIAGILLINPDNPTGAVYNKEIMREIVRICEKYDCILICDETYAHVNYSGAGSIHLSEVIGNKVCGMALRSISKELPWPGSRCGWIEVFNRKNDSRFERYFKSLLDAKMLEVCSTTLPQLAIPEIYDSPKFIPHLNERNRKYKERARKSVDILANIKGIQVVEPKGGFFLTVLFEDGILNDQMNLPIENEEARKYIQPMLQNIANDRRFVLNLLAATGICVVPISSFCCKKDGFRVTLLEENPEKFEWIFTTIRDSIKTYLGN, encoded by the coding sequence ATGAGAAGAAATATTGTACACCCAGGAGCCGACGAATTAATTTATGAAATTCGTCAAATTGTAGGAGTTGGAAAACAACTCGAAAAACTAGGAATTCAAATTACATGGGAAAATATTGGTGATCCTGTACAAAAAGGGGAACATATTGCCCCCTGGATAAAAGAGATTGTTTCCAATTTAGTTCAGCAAGATATATCTTGGGGATATACTGCTACCCAAGGAGCTGAAGGCACTCGCAAATACTTAGCGAAGAAAGTAAACGAAAGAGGCGGAGTTCAAATTACTCCTGATGATATTTTGTTTTTTAATGGACTAGGTGATGCTGTCGCAAAAATATTCGGATTCATGAGAAGGGAAGCTCGAATTCTGGGACCGAGTCCCGCCTACTCAACATATTCCTCAGCAGAGGCAGCTCATAGCGGATACGAACATTTAACCTATGCTCTCAATCCAAATAACAACTGGATGCCCGACATCAAAGAGATTGAAAATAAAGTACGATACAACGATTCTATCGCCGGGATACTTTTAATTAACCCCGATAATCCAACTGGCGCAGTTTATAACAAAGAAATTATGAGAGAAATTGTCCGGATTTGCGAAAAGTATGATTGTATCTTAATTTGTGATGAAACTTATGCTCACGTAAATTATTCTGGTGCAGGCTCGATTCATCTTTCTGAAGTTATTGGAAACAAAGTATGCGGAATGGCACTTAGATCCATTTCAAAAGAACTTCCGTGGCCTGGCTCACGTTGTGGATGGATAGAAGTGTTTAACCGCAAAAATGATTCTAGATTCGAACGTTATTTTAAAAGTCTCCTAGATGCAAAAATGTTAGAGGTATGTTCTACGACCCTTCCGCAATTGGCGATTCCAGAAATATACGATTCACCAAAATTTATTCCGCACTTAAACGAGCGTAACCGCAAATACAAAGAGAGAGCAAGAAAATCAGTTGATATTCTTGCAAATATAAAAGGAATACAAGTTGTTGAACCGAAAGGTGGTTTTTTTCTCACAGTTCTTTTTGAAGATGGAATTCTGAATGATCAAATGAATTTGCCGATCGAAAACGAAGAAGCTAGGAAATATATTCAACCAATGTTACAAAACATTGCTAACGATAGACGCTTTGTATTGAATCTATTAGCTGCGACCGGTATTTGTGTTGTACCTATTTCTTCTTTCTGTTGCAAAAAAGATGGTTTTAGAGTTACACTACTCGAAGAAAATCCAGAAAAATTCGAATGGATTTTTACGACCATTAGAGATAGTATTAAAACCTATTTAGGAAATTAA
- a CDS encoding tetratricopeptide repeat protein, translated as MQVKFEEGNFKLREGEFENAKHIFFELLDIDPNKQEYVAGYYIASYWDNRIESILTTREGKFRGNLLVEMFNQFVQEITKRAFPKNDSYESVTFCILSEASTQFRIAYQKEGMHGLDKNVLSNLAMCLIRIGDYKNARDILEYSKKFQDVSMQNLFYEAECLYHLGDHSRSRMYYRLAMLNNPDLLNLEIVKSEPLTTAIMELGEQFESQEEIREILPVYCLEKNLIPEIRDYSREEVNQLFIEMMRLESNLNTERPELKFKLNCRILNIGLTILDTFPGQINSELTKKVKNKINIIDPEILDRRADNKREKDL; from the coding sequence ATGCAAGTAAAGTTTGAAGAAGGTAATTTTAAGTTAAGAGAAGGGGAGTTTGAAAACGCAAAACATATCTTCTTTGAACTATTAGACATAGACCCCAATAAGCAAGAATACGTAGCTGGTTATTATATAGCCAGCTACTGGGACAACCGAATAGAATCTATTCTCACTACCCGCGAAGGCAAATTCCGCGGAAACTTACTCGTTGAAATGTTCAACCAATTCGTTCAAGAAATCACAAAACGTGCCTTCCCCAAGAATGATAGTTATGAATCTGTAACTTTCTGTATTTTAAGTGAAGCATCTACCCAGTTTAGAATCGCTTACCAAAAAGAAGGAATGCACGGACTTGATAAAAATGTACTCTCTAATCTTGCCATGTGCCTTATCCGGATCGGCGATTACAAAAATGCACGAGATATTCTAGAGTATTCAAAGAAATTCCAAGATGTATCGATGCAGAATTTATTCTACGAAGCCGAGTGTCTTTATCATTTAGGAGATCATTCTAGAAGTAGAATGTACTATCGCCTTGCTATGTTAAACAATCCTGATTTACTAAATTTGGAAATTGTGAAATCGGAACCTCTTACCACAGCCATAATGGAATTAGGAGAACAATTCGAGTCCCAGGAAGAAATTCGGGAAATCCTTCCTGTTTACTGCCTCGAAAAAAATCTAATTCCCGAAATTAGAGATTATAGCCGAGAAGAGGTGAATCAACTTTTTATTGAGATGATGCGACTAGAATCCAATCTTAATACAGAACGTCCTGAACTAAAATTCAAATTAAATTGCCGAATTCTAAATATCGGACTTACTATTTTAGATACATTTCCGGGACAAATAAATTCTGAACTAACTAAAAAAGTAAAAAATAAAATAAACATCATTGATCCAGAAATTTTAGACCGAAGGGCAGATAATAAAAGAGAAAAAGATTTGTAA
- a CDS encoding DEAD/DEAH box helicase — protein MDKFNLLSSFLRDRYYDNIKAHRILLAEEGIYSNFPSNLHESLQKVLLSSGIEKLYGHQVSAFESISSRKDTLTVSRTASGKTLSFLLPILNDYVTAKQPFTTLLLYPTKALSRDQEGTLGKLMKQVAKGKRMGTFDGDTPKEEREKLKDNADFIITNPDMLHSGILPNHNRKWKNFLSRLKYIVVDEVHTYRGSFGSHVANVFSRLIRICRFHGANPIFICSSATVGNPSEHVEALFQRSFNVIDNDTSPRPKRDLFFLNPSLFKSIGGEMYRKSPASLSIPLIRFAAENDIRTICFCRARQEVERLYTAVIDSAPHIRSKVKPYRGGLLPNERRQIEEDLFSGKTNTIISTNALELGIDVGDLDLCILSGHPGTLASFWQQAGRVGRKGKSAAIVFIGKDSPIDQYMVNHPEFVTSAPVEEAWLSSHNPYIILQHLPCAAYEYPLQLEESHYVGDTYYSAVDVLVKNLTLKPYHESYRYNLQNYPAMGVNLRGMTDYNVDIYHDGKVIGEIDPISARAALHKDAIYQHLGKRYISLELDLEKKLCEVDQVNVDYYTEAVWETMINMTEVDESKILQGGLLNFGEVNVNKQPKLYKKIKERTHENIGYGPITLPPFIYDTTGLCLYPPPIWIQTIEAVDKRYSEAAMYGLSYILKRSAPSLCMADVSDIHTDVSLTEVVRNEWKSALYLYDAHEGGVGYAEKIYDKITNALELCLAIIDECECDAGCPSCVTSNPTGLENRDLQDLLEESNASVECTKSLIQVLLTGNIELPKIILHKHPSPKKVEQVAPNSEKIKLEKRLNRASSILQKKRDRIY, from the coding sequence ATGGATAAATTTAATCTTCTGTCTTCTTTTTTGCGTGATCGTTATTATGACAATATCAAAGCTCATAGGATTTTGCTCGCGGAAGAAGGAATTTATTCAAATTTCCCGTCGAATTTACACGAATCATTACAAAAAGTTTTACTCTCTAGTGGTATAGAAAAATTATACGGTCACCAAGTTTCTGCTTTTGAATCCATTTCTTCAAGAAAAGACACACTTACAGTTTCAAGAACTGCAAGCGGGAAAACACTTTCATTTTTACTTCCGATTCTAAATGACTACGTAACCGCAAAGCAGCCATTTACCACATTGTTGCTTTATCCTACCAAGGCACTTTCACGCGATCAAGAGGGCACACTTGGGAAGTTAATGAAGCAAGTAGCAAAAGGCAAAAGAATGGGGACGTTTGATGGCGATACTCCCAAGGAAGAACGCGAAAAATTAAAGGACAATGCCGATTTTATTATTACAAATCCAGATATGCTTCATTCTGGAATTTTACCAAATCACAATCGCAAATGGAAAAATTTTCTTTCCCGTTTGAAATATATTGTAGTTGATGAAGTTCATACTTATAGAGGATCATTTGGTTCCCATGTAGCAAATGTATTTAGTAGGTTAATACGTATTTGTCGCTTTCATGGTGCAAATCCTATTTTTATTTGTTCTTCGGCTACTGTCGGTAATCCGTCAGAACATGTTGAGGCATTATTTCAGCGATCTTTTAATGTTATAGATAACGATACATCTCCTCGTCCAAAAAGAGATTTATTTTTTTTAAACCCTTCTCTTTTTAAAAGTATCGGAGGAGAAATGTATCGAAAAAGTCCGGCGTCCCTTTCAATTCCATTGATTCGTTTTGCTGCAGAAAATGATATTCGTACGATTTGTTTTTGTCGAGCACGTCAAGAAGTGGAAAGATTATATACTGCTGTTATTGATTCTGCTCCACATATTCGATCAAAGGTAAAACCTTATCGAGGGGGACTTTTACCCAATGAAAGACGGCAAATTGAAGAAGATTTGTTTTCTGGAAAAACCAATACTATTATTTCGACTAACGCTCTTGAATTAGGTATTGATGTTGGTGATTTGGATTTGTGTATTCTTTCAGGTCATCCCGGAACACTCGCTAGTTTTTGGCAACAGGCGGGCAGAGTAGGGAGAAAGGGCAAATCTGCTGCAATCGTTTTTATTGGTAAGGATTCGCCTATCGATCAATACATGGTAAATCACCCTGAGTTTGTGACAAGTGCTCCCGTAGAGGAAGCATGGCTTTCTTCACATAATCCATATATTATTTTACAACATTTACCATGTGCGGCTTATGAATACCCACTTCAACTTGAGGAATCTCATTATGTAGGGGATACTTACTATTCTGCAGTTGATGTACTTGTAAAAAATTTAACACTTAAACCGTACCACGAATCGTATCGTTACAACCTTCAAAATTACCCTGCTATGGGTGTAAATTTGCGAGGTATGACGGATTACAATGTAGATATTTATCATGATGGAAAAGTGATTGGAGAAATTGATCCAATCAGTGCGCGTGCCGCCCTTCACAAAGATGCAATTTATCAACATTTAGGTAAACGTTATATATCTCTGGAATTGGATTTGGAAAAAAAACTTTGCGAAGTTGACCAAGTAAATGTTGATTATTATACCGAAGCAGTTTGGGAAACCATGATAAATATGACCGAAGTTGATGAGAGTAAAATCTTACAAGGTGGGCTTTTGAATTTTGGAGAAGTTAATGTAAATAAACAACCCAAACTCTATAAAAAAATCAAAGAACGAACTCATGAAAATATCGGTTATGGTCCAATTACTCTCCCACCTTTTATTTATGACACAACCGGTCTTTGTTTATATCCACCGCCAATTTGGATACAAACAATCGAAGCGGTTGATAAACGTTATTCGGAAGCAGCAATGTATGGTTTGAGTTATATTTTAAAACGTTCGGCACCAAGTTTATGTATGGCCGATGTAAGCGATATACATACGGATGTTTCTCTTACTGAAGTTGTGCGTAACGAATGGAAATCTGCTCTTTACCTATATGATGCTCACGAAGGAGGAGTAGGATATGCAGAAAAAATCTACGATAAAATTACTAATGCTCTAGAGCTTTGTTTAGCTATTATCGATGAGTGCGAATGTGATGCGGGTTGTCCTTCTTGTGTAACGTCTAATCCGACAGGTCTTGAAAATCGAGATTTACAAGACCTACTCGAAGAGTCCAATGCATCTGTCGAATGTACCAAAAGTTTAATTCAAGTGCTATTGACTGGTAATATTGAATTGCCTAAAATAATTTTGCATAAACATCCTTCTCCAAAAAAGGTAGAACAAGTGGCACCTAATTCAGAAAAAATTAAATTAGAAAAACGTCTAAATCGCGCATCTTCGATTTTGCAAAAGAAGCGTGATAGAATTTATTAA
- a CDS encoding DUF1957 domain-containing protein, whose translation MNSKVGYQIFVLHAHLPYVRHKGYSPAFLEENWLNEAILETYLPLIKSFRNLKKENVHFRITMTFTPTLLSMLEDEYLRDKFLKYLDNLIELSEKEVKRTTYDLHLNYLSKYYLENFQENKKLFLELDKDIVAGFKEFVIDGSLEVITCPATHGFLPLLESEPSSVHAQIHIGRKTHKKFWGLEPRGIWLSECAYYLGVEKFLADEGIRYFFVDTHGIANATPRPRYGVYAPVEVGNGVFAFARDKESSAQVWSSIHGYPGDFRYREYYRDIGFDLDYEYIKDYVHPTGIRLNTGIKYHRITGKTDYKDYYHPDWAIEAAGNHAEDFMRSRIAQSEKILHEEGQPAVIVSPYDAELYGHWWYEGPKFIEFLFKKMHFDQDKIESVHPMQVLGLIPRIQSVKMDMSSWGEDGYSDVWLNPGNEWIYRHIMECCIIMDQTVHLHVHTENSVIRRIINQMGRELLLLQSSDWPFIMKMGTMVDYAEKRVRIHTNLFFELTSMLSLENFKEDRLKEIEEEHPIFPEMRFEDFIWKKHN comes from the coding sequence ATGAACAGTAAAGTCGGATACCAAATTTTTGTATTGCATGCGCATTTACCTTACGTTAGGCACAAAGGTTATTCACCTGCGTTTCTAGAAGAGAACTGGTTGAATGAAGCTATTTTAGAAACTTATTTACCGTTAATAAAATCATTTCGTAATTTAAAAAAGGAAAATGTTCATTTTAGAATTACCATGACATTTACTCCAACTTTACTTTCTATGTTGGAAGATGAATATCTAAGGGATAAATTTCTTAAATATTTAGATAATCTGATTGAACTATCCGAAAAAGAAGTTAAACGAACTACTTACGATTTGCATTTGAATTATCTTTCTAAATATTATCTTGAAAATTTCCAAGAAAATAAAAAACTATTTTTAGAACTTGATAAAGATATTGTCGCTGGTTTTAAAGAATTTGTAATCGATGGTTCTTTGGAAGTCATTACTTGTCCGGCTACTCATGGTTTTCTCCCACTGTTAGAAAGTGAACCATCTTCCGTACATGCCCAGATTCATATTGGAAGAAAAACTCACAAAAAATTCTGGGGCCTTGAACCACGTGGGATTTGGCTTTCTGAATGTGCGTATTATCTTGGTGTTGAAAAGTTTTTAGCAGATGAAGGAATTCGTTATTTTTTTGTGGATACTCATGGTATTGCGAATGCGACTCCTCGGCCTCGTTACGGAGTTTATGCTCCTGTAGAAGTGGGTAATGGTGTTTTTGCGTTTGCTCGTGATAAGGAGAGCTCAGCACAAGTATGGAGTTCAATTCATGGTTATCCCGGTGATTTCCGTTATAGAGAATATTATCGTGATATAGGTTTTGATTTGGATTATGAATATATCAAAGACTATGTTCATCCGACTGGAATTCGACTCAATACTGGGATCAAATACCACAGAATTACCGGAAAAACAGATTATAAAGATTATTATCATCCTGATTGGGCGATAGAGGCTGCCGGAAATCATGCTGAGGATTTTATGCGTAGCCGTATTGCTCAATCCGAAAAAATTCTACATGAAGAAGGTCAACCGGCAGTAATTGTTTCCCCATATGATGCAGAGCTTTATGGGCATTGGTGGTATGAAGGACCTAAGTTTATTGAATTTTTATTCAAAAAAATGCACTTTGACCAAGACAAAATTGAATCAGTTCATCCTATGCAAGTTTTGGGGCTAATCCCTCGTATCCAAAGCGTAAAAATGGATATGTCTAGTTGGGGAGAAGACGGATATTCCGATGTCTGGTTAAACCCTGGTAATGAATGGATTTATAGGCATATAATGGAATGTTGTATTATAATGGATCAAACAGTTCATTTACATGTACATACAGAAAATTCCGTTATTCGCAGAATCATTAATCAAATGGGAAGGGAGTTACTTTTACTGCAAAGTTCTGATTGGCCATTTATTATGAAAATGGGAACAATGGTGGATTATGCTGAGAAAAGAGTTCGAATCCATACAAATTTATTCTTTGAGTTAACCTCTATGTTAAGTCTGGAGAATTTTAAAGAAGATAGGCTGAAAGAAATTGAAGAAGAGCACCCTATATTTCCTGAAATGAGATTCGAAGATTTTATTTGGAAAAAACACAATTAG
- a CDS encoding DedA family protein, whose protein sequence is MEFIKGIIDFILHIDKHLDAITTEYGTLTYVILFLIIFAETGLVVTPFLPGDSLLFAIGAIAARGTLDVFLLFIILVIAAILGDTVNYWIGKFLEHKLEDLKFINKDHLKKTQDFYDKYGGKTIIIGRFIPIVRTFAPFVAGIGTMNYSKFIMYNVVGGILWISIFLVLGYFVGNHPEVRKNFTYVIFGIIIVSVMPAVIEYFRNKKTV, encoded by the coding sequence ATGGAATTTATCAAAGGAATCATTGATTTCATCTTACATATAGATAAACACTTAGATGCCATTACAACTGAGTATGGGACTCTTACCTATGTTATATTATTTTTGATTATTTTTGCAGAAACAGGGCTTGTAGTTACTCCTTTTTTACCTGGTGATTCGCTATTATTTGCGATTGGAGCAATTGCTGCTCGCGGAACGTTAGATGTTTTTCTATTGTTTATTATTTTAGTAATCGCAGCAATTTTAGGTGATACCGTCAATTATTGGATTGGAAAATTTTTAGAACATAAACTTGAAGACCTCAAGTTTATCAATAAAGATCATCTCAAAAAAACGCAGGATTTTTATGACAAATACGGCGGGAAAACAATCATCATCGGGCGGTTTATTCCGATTGTTCGCACGTTTGCCCCCTTTGTTGCCGGAATTGGTACAATGAATTATTCTAAGTTTATCATGTACAACGTAGTTGGCGGAATTCTTTGGATAAGCATTTTTCTTGTTTTGGGATATTTTGTAGGTAATCATCCTGAAGTTCGAAAAAATTTCACCTATGTTATTTTTGGAATTATTATCGTATCCGTTATGCCTGCGGTAATTGAGTATTTTAGAAACAAAAAAACTGTTTAA
- a CDS encoding nitroreductase family protein, whose amino-acid sequence MLTDGLPEIDPQQFKKVIETRRSIRLYTDEPVPEDVMRQCLDMALLAPSSFNLQPWEFYWVRSPEKKARLIKACLNQSTAKTAAELVVCVARRKTWRKHRLELLNKIETGNSGIPDSHIWYYKKLIPFFYTQGILDTLGFLKSILYYFRGIFTPTPREPVSINDMKIWAVRSCSLACENFMLAVRAFGYDSCPIEFHDSSRIKRMLELPFDAIITMVITVGKRSPDGVYGERIRLDKINFIKEV is encoded by the coding sequence ATTTTGACGGACGGATTACCAGAAATAGATCCACAGCAATTCAAGAAAGTTATAGAGACAAGAAGAAGTATACGTCTTTATACTGACGAGCCAGTCCCTGAAGACGTTATGCGACAATGTCTTGACATGGCGTTGTTAGCTCCTAGCTCCTTCAATTTACAACCTTGGGAATTTTATTGGGTTAGAAGTCCCGAAAAAAAAGCAAGGTTAATAAAAGCCTGCCTAAATCAATCAACTGCTAAAACAGCCGCCGAATTAGTAGTCTGTGTTGCAAGACGGAAAACTTGGAGAAAACATAGACTAGAATTATTAAATAAAATTGAAACGGGTAATAGCGGTATTCCAGATAGTCATATTTGGTATTATAAAAAGCTAATTCCTTTTTTTTATACGCAAGGAATTTTAGATACTTTGGGATTTTTAAAAAGTATTTTATATTATTTTAGAGGAATTTTTACTCCTACACCTAGAGAACCAGTCAGTATCAATGACATGAAAATTTGGGCTGTCCGATCTTGTTCACTTGCTTGTGAAAACTTTATGTTAGCCGTTCGAGCATTTGGATATGATAGTTGTCCTATAGAATTTCACGATTCAAGTAGAATCAAAAGAATGTTAGAGCTTCCATTTGACGCAATTATCACAATGGTAATCACTGTCGGAAAACGTTCGCCTGACGGTGTATATGGGGAACGAATCCGACTTGATAAAATTAACTTTATTAAAGAAGTCTAA
- a CDS encoding SDR family NAD(P)-dependent oxidoreductase encodes MPKKVIVVGASSGIGSEIAKELLKSGAYVTLIARREDELNKLVNEIPSSKYCIIKHDVSNFKEAANYFVDAVKIMEGLDEIYYCAGILEKVTIDEFSTEKDIRMLNINTLGAIAWLNPAADYFQKKNSGKIIGISSIAGDRGRVGSPVYNTSKAALNTYLESLRNRLTRKGIQVLTVKPGFVDTSMTKGMPGLFWLISPNTAAKTILKAAANGKENIYVPARWALVGLVIRMIPSFIFKKLNV; translated from the coding sequence ATGCCTAAAAAAGTTATCGTTGTAGGAGCTTCTAGCGGAATTGGTTCCGAGATTGCAAAGGAATTATTAAAGTCAGGTGCCTACGTCACTTTAATTGCAAGACGAGAAGATGAATTGAATAAACTCGTAAACGAAATTCCCTCTTCCAAATATTGTATTATAAAACACGATGTTTCTAATTTTAAAGAAGCGGCAAATTACTTCGTGGACGCAGTAAAAATTATGGAAGGGTTAGATGAAATTTATTACTGTGCCGGAATTTTGGAGAAAGTTACTATTGATGAGTTTTCTACCGAAAAAGATATCCGAATGTTAAATATCAATACTCTTGGAGCGATTGCTTGGTTAAATCCAGCAGCAGATTATTTTCAGAAAAAAAATTCAGGAAAAATTATCGGTATATCTTCGATTGCCGGCGATAGAGGCCGAGTTGGAAGCCCAGTTTATAACACAAGTAAAGCTGCTTTAAATACTTACTTAGAAAGTTTAAGAAATCGTTTGACCCGTAAGGGTATACAAGTATTAACCGTAAAGCCTGGCTTTGTAGATACCAGTATGACAAAAGGTATGCCTGGTTTATTTTGGTTAATATCTCCAAATACTGCCGCTAAGACGATTCTAAAAGCGGCGGCTAATGGTAAAGAAAATATCTATGTTCCTGCCAGATGGGCTCTGGTCGGACTTGTGATTAGGATGATTCCATCTTTTATCTTTAAAAAATTGAATGTATAA